The Armatimonadia bacterium genome has a segment encoding these proteins:
- the larA gene encoding nickel-dependent lactate racemase: protein MELVLPYGHTRQRAEVEDGRVIAQLRTPACRGIEDTAQAFEQALANPAGPSLEEVVKRGDRVLVMTVDHTRPNPSDLLFRLLERIESLGGKPEIMIGLGNHRPMSDEELDRFLGTHQVHQNAARDPQQWRLGTTTNGTPIEVSPVLRDFDKRIVMGFIEPHYIAGFSGGRKMILPACSSYASTTHNHFLTLPHGPQLGRLRGNPVHEDMLQAARAVGVHWILDAVVNPDDSLCSLHAGELETAHYEGVQVARHLYSHTVPQRADIVICSSGGYPYDVDMVQAKKTLAPALECVKPGGVVILLGECERGWGASEPEWALLRSETVLQKREEITRSMAHNQLQDAWPPCSPGVLFSRLVHDVGASLIVVSRLNPQLKDTYLQPADDLASALALAEERVGKQSTILALHEGRRTICTVLS from the coding sequence TCGAGGACACGGCGCAGGCCTTCGAGCAGGCGCTGGCCAATCCTGCCGGGCCATCGCTGGAGGAAGTCGTGAAGCGGGGCGACCGCGTGCTGGTCATGACGGTCGATCACACGCGACCGAACCCTTCGGACCTGCTGTTCCGACTCCTGGAGCGGATCGAGAGCCTTGGCGGCAAGCCCGAGATCATGATCGGCCTGGGCAACCACCGGCCGATGAGCGACGAGGAACTCGACCGCTTCCTCGGCACGCACCAGGTGCACCAGAACGCTGCGCGCGACCCCCAGCAGTGGCGCCTCGGTACCACGACCAACGGCACGCCGATTGAGGTCAGCCCGGTGCTGCGCGACTTCGACAAGCGGATCGTGATGGGGTTCATCGAGCCACATTACATCGCGGGCTTCTCCGGCGGCCGCAAGATGATTCTGCCGGCCTGCAGCTCCTATGCCTCGACCACCCACAACCATTTCCTCACCTTGCCTCACGGGCCGCAACTCGGGCGCCTCAGGGGCAACCCGGTGCATGAGGATATGCTGCAGGCGGCCCGGGCTGTAGGCGTGCACTGGATCCTCGATGCTGTCGTGAACCCCGATGACTCGCTGTGCAGCCTCCATGCAGGCGAGCTCGAGACCGCACATTACGAGGGCGTGCAGGTAGCGCGTCACCTCTACTCGCACACAGTCCCACAGCGCGCAGACATCGTGATCTGCTCCTCCGGCGGCTACCCCTATGACGTTGACATGGTGCAGGCGAAAAAGACCCTGGCGCCCGCGCTGGAGTGTGTGAAGCCCGGCGGCGTGGTCATCCTGCTTGGCGAGTGCGAGCGTGGCTGGGGTGCCTCGGAGCCGGAGTGGGCGCTGCTGCGATCTGAGACGGTGCTGCAGAAGCGGGAGGAAATCACCCGCAGCATGGCGCACAATCAGCTTCAGGACGCCTGGCCGCCTTGCAGCCCGGGCGTCCTGTTCTCACGCCTTGTCCATGATGTGGGCGCGAGCCTGATCGTCGTCTCGCGGCTGAACCCACAACTGAAGGACACCTACCTGCAGCCTGCCGACGATCTTGCTTCGGCCTTGGCGCTGGCCGAGGAGCGTGTCGGCAAGCAATCTACTATCCTGGCGCTGCATGAGGGCCGGCGCACGATCTGCACGGTCCTGTCCTGA